The following proteins are encoded in a genomic region of Galbibacter sp. BG1:
- a CDS encoding T9SS type B sorting domain-containing protein encodes MFKYKIAYILLLIAGISYAQKESNVWYFGEEAGIDFNSGAAVVITDSAMDAYEGCATISDSNGKVLFYTDGIDVWNKEHRKMENGSGLNGHASSTQSGIIVPYPGKDNLYYIFTVDLEGREKGLQYSIVDMELDGGNGAITDDKNIILTTPVTEKVTSVKHADGESIWLLTHEKDSDVFLAYLITTAGLQKTPIKSSVGMNIEYTAYTPRHKVQGYLKASPDGSKVGICHFQIGAEVLDFNNSTGVLSNAKTLSDVPGENYYGIEFSPNSKLLYMTVEDYYLYQYDLTAPNIQDSQLLLLEDTVNIKYYYGALQLAPDGKIYFSRIFRPYLGVIENPNVRGAGCNPIKEGLFLEGKETNLGLPTFIQSYFYTDFTVQNLCLGDTTNFMLQNEDEIASVVWDFGDGNYSTLFNPSHNYVAPGTYTVSVDITTNAGAEETKTKEITINKLAIANKPEDISICTDDDALVVDLSLLDSEVLGAQNPDEFTVNYFSKKRDAELSIQELDKEYVNRTEKDTIYARVDVKGEQRCYDIASFTIAVSKIPQITDIADWMVCQIDLTQPYDFDLQVKAIEILDQVENPANYDLKFYTALTDANNDINELATTDYTNITQEDDIYFRLTNVNDNACYLVKSFKVGVISKPIANLPMAIFCDDDDDGLMNVALEEIDKQILGNQDAQTFEVSYYESREEAEQKTNSLGKENYINIEPFQQVVFARVDLKPESECFEILEFKIEIDRSPVKSELNDWMVCKESDVTEVSFDLSEMNASILGEQSAEDYLVSYYSSEEDAVEGINPMSNNYMMDSGSKEVFYRLEGSGNAICYLVDSFSLVVTTKPSLNPPSSEVLCYNDSNSYIIDLNGKIGELNAGDITTDYNVSFHSSFENSETGSDPLQMDYAFDGSATVYVRAQHKINPNCFELEEFELYVNPELVIPIASNQVICPENDNLVLDGGNFDTWSWKSEAGELLSSGQFFETSTTGTYQLEVSRAANGLVCNENITFQIEHPTPIGEISYNINHFSDQNEVEIEVQNPSSYLYSLDGVNYQESNIFMLPAGRFTLFVKGENGCLLEEKDIVVLGYPKFFTPNNDGLNDEWKISDLSSFPSSTIQIFDRYGKLISLLEVDEAWDGRYNGIELPESDYWFVVNVDDGTTFKGHFTLKRDLK; translated from the coding sequence ATGTTTAAATACAAAATAGCATATATTTTACTTTTAATAGCTGGGATCAGCTATGCTCAAAAGGAGTCCAATGTATGGTATTTTGGAGAGGAGGCCGGAATTGATTTTAATTCGGGGGCTGCCGTGGTTATTACCGACAGTGCTATGGACGCCTATGAGGGTTGCGCTACTATTTCGGACTCCAACGGGAAAGTACTATTTTATACGGATGGTATTGATGTATGGAATAAGGAGCACCGTAAAATGGAAAACGGCAGTGGGCTTAATGGACATGCGAGTAGCACACAATCTGGAATTATTGTGCCATATCCTGGGAAGGATAATTTGTATTATATATTTACGGTGGATCTTGAGGGAAGGGAAAAGGGGCTTCAATATTCTATTGTGGACATGGAGCTGGACGGTGGCAACGGCGCTATTACTGACGATAAAAATATTATTTTAACCACACCGGTAACTGAAAAAGTTACATCTGTAAAGCATGCCGATGGGGAAAGTATATGGTTGTTGACCCACGAGAAAGATAGTGATGTGTTTTTGGCCTATTTAATTACAACTGCAGGACTGCAAAAGACTCCAATTAAAAGTAGTGTAGGGATGAACATTGAATATACCGCGTATACCCCACGTCACAAGGTACAAGGTTATTTGAAGGCTTCCCCGGATGGCTCCAAGGTCGGAATATGTCATTTTCAGATAGGTGCAGAAGTGCTGGATTTTAATAACAGCACGGGAGTGCTCAGCAATGCCAAAACATTAAGCGATGTTCCAGGAGAAAATTACTACGGCATAGAGTTTTCCCCAAACAGCAAGTTGCTATATATGACTGTTGAGGATTATTATTTATACCAATATGATTTAACAGCCCCCAACATTCAGGACAGTCAGCTGTTACTTCTAGAAGATACAGTAAACATAAAATATTATTATGGCGCTCTACAATTGGCTCCAGACGGAAAAATATATTTCTCTAGAATTTTCAGGCCATATTTGGGCGTAATAGAAAATCCAAATGTGAGGGGAGCCGGTTGTAATCCCATAAAAGAAGGATTGTTTTTGGAAGGAAAGGAAACAAACCTGGGATTACCTACTTTTATTCAATCTTATTTTTATACCGATTTTACAGTTCAAAACTTATGTTTGGGTGATACCACGAACTTTATGTTGCAAAATGAAGATGAAATTGCTTCAGTAGTTTGGGATTTTGGGGATGGTAATTATTCAACTTTGTTTAATCCATCACATAACTACGTTGCTCCTGGTACTTATACCGTTTCGGTAGATATTACAACTAATGCCGGGGCGGAAGAAACCAAAACGAAGGAGATCACTATTAATAAATTGGCAATAGCGAACAAACCTGAAGATATAAGTATTTGTACAGATGATGATGCCCTGGTGGTAGATCTAAGTCTTTTGGATTCTGAAGTATTAGGGGCTCAAAATCCTGATGAATTTACAGTTAATTACTTTTCAAAAAAACGGGATGCGGAGTTATCCATTCAAGAACTCGATAAAGAGTATGTAAACAGGACGGAAAAAGATACGATCTATGCCCGAGTGGATGTTAAAGGAGAACAGCGTTGCTATGATATCGCAAGTTTTACGATTGCGGTTTCCAAAATACCACAGATTACTGATATTGCAGATTGGATGGTTTGTCAAATTGATTTGACTCAGCCCTATGATTTTGATTTACAAGTTAAAGCAATAGAAATTTTAGACCAAGTGGAGAATCCTGCGAATTATGATCTGAAATTTTATACGGCCTTGACTGATGCAAACAACGATATAAACGAGTTAGCGACTACTGATTATACCAATATTACCCAAGAAGACGATATCTATTTTAGGCTAACTAACGTCAATGATAATGCTTGTTATCTAGTTAAGAGCTTTAAAGTTGGAGTGATATCCAAGCCCATTGCGAATTTGCCAATGGCCATTTTTTGTGATGACGATGATGATGGTTTGATGAATGTAGCCTTGGAAGAAATTGATAAACAAATTCTGGGAAATCAGGATGCTCAAACTTTTGAAGTCAGCTATTATGAGTCCAGGGAAGAAGCTGAACAAAAGACCAATTCTTTGGGTAAAGAGAATTATATAAATATTGAACCATTCCAGCAGGTAGTTTTCGCCAGAGTAGATTTAAAGCCGGAATCTGAGTGTTTCGAAATTCTTGAATTCAAAATAGAAATTGATAGATCTCCAGTGAAAAGTGAATTAAACGATTGGATGGTTTGTAAAGAAAGTGATGTGACTGAGGTAAGTTTCGATTTATCGGAAATGAATGCTTCCATATTAGGAGAGCAATCTGCTGAGGACTATCTGGTATCCTATTATAGCTCAGAAGAAGATGCTGTTGAGGGGATTAATCCAATGAGTAATAACTATATGATGGATTCGGGAAGCAAAGAAGTTTTTTATCGTTTGGAAGGTTCAGGTAATGCTATCTGTTACCTTGTGGATAGTTTTTCATTGGTAGTTACAACGAAGCCTAGTTTAAATCCGCCTTCCAGTGAAGTTCTGTGTTATAATGATTCCAATTCATATATAATAGATCTTAACGGGAAAATAGGGGAGTTAAATGCTGGGGATATTACGACGGATTATAACGTAAGTTTCCATAGTTCCTTTGAGAATTCAGAGACCGGAAGTGATCCATTACAAATGGATTATGCTTTCGATGGGAGTGCCACGGTATATGTAAGGGCACAGCACAAAATAAATCCTAATTGTTTTGAATTAGAAGAGTTTGAGCTTTACGTAAATCCTGAATTGGTAATTCCTATTGCGTCAAATCAAGTAATTTGTCCGGAGAATGATAATTTGGTTTTGGATGGAGGAAATTTTGATACTTGGTCTTGGAAAAGTGAAGCGGGAGAATTATTGAGTAGCGGTCAATTTTTTGAAACTTCAACTACTGGGACATACCAATTGGAAGTTTCTAGAGCAGCTAATGGATTGGTCTGTAACGAAAATATTACATTTCAAATTGAGCATCCGACCCCAATAGGCGAAATTAGTTACAATATCAACCATTTTTCCGACCAGAATGAGGTTGAAATTGAGGTTCAGAATCCATCCTCGTATTTATATTCATTGGATGGAGTTAATTATCAAGAATCAAATATTTTTATGTTGCCTGCCGGTCGTTTTACTCTATTTGTTAAGGGTGAAAATGGCTGTTTGCTGGAAGAAAAAGATATCGTAGTTCTTGGGTATCCTAAATTTTTTACTCCTAATAACGATGGGTTAAATGATGAATGGAAAATTTCTGATTTAAGTTCTTTCCCCAGTTCAACAATTCAAATATTTGATAGGTACGGTAAACTGATTTCCTTATTGGAAGTTGATGAAGCATGGGATGGAAGGTATAACGGAATTGAGTTGCCAGAATCCGATTATTGGTTTGTGGTAAATGTTGATGACGGAACTACGTTTAAAGGACATTTTACGTTAAAAAGAGATCTAAAATAA